Below is a genomic region from Phytohabitans houttuyneae.
CCGGTCGTACGCGGCGAACCGGTTGACGCCGTCCGCCGGGCACGCGTTGGCGCCGTCCGGGATGCCGATGTACTCGAAGTTCTCCGCCCCGTTCGGACCGTTCACCACGGCGCCGCGGGGGAGCCCGGCCAGGTTGGCGACCTGGTGCTGCGGACACTGCGGGTACGTGGTGCCGGCGCCGATCATCAGCGACGTGCCCCACGCGTTGGCGCCGAGCGCGAAGTTGCGCTGCCGGGTGCCGAACGCGTCGTACTCGTGCGAGCCGGTCAGGCCGCGGTAGAGGTGTGCCGTGGCCGCGAAGCCGAAGCTGCGGGTCGCCGCGTCGAACTGGGTCACGTCGACCGCGTGGCCGAAGGGGTGCGCGGCCGCGGCCGAGACACCGCTGTCGAGCTGGCGGCGCAGGTCGGCGACGAGCTCGCCGGCGAGGGCGTCGCCGCGCAGCAGCGGTACGAGGTCGGCGTGGGCGAGCGCGCTCGTGTCGTACAGGTTGAGCGTGTCCCACGGCTGCGTGTCCAGGTACGCGCGGGCCCAGCCGGCCGCCTCGCGCACCCACCGGCCGCCGCGCGGGTCGCCGAGCGCGCGGGCGGCCAGCGCGAGCTGCGTCGCGCCGAGCTCCATGTCGTCCTGCCAGGAGTCCTCGGGGTAGTAGGCGTGCGGGAACGCGGTCACCAGCTCGCCGACGTCGGTGGTCTGCGCCTGGCCGTACAGGGACGCGCCCTCGGCCAGCCAGCGCCGCGCCGCCGCCTTGTCGCCCCGCTCGGCGGCCAGCTGTGCGGCCAGGGCGAACGCCGCCGACACCCGGCCGGCCAGGTTGGGGCTCACCTTCGCGCCGGGCTCGCCGGCCGGAAAGACGGGGCGGTACTTGATGAACTGGTATTCGTCGCCCGGACCGGTGTCGAGCGCGTCGTCGGCCTCGGGTAGCCGCCACACGTCGTGGTCGCCGAGGAAGCCGAACTCCTCGCTGCCGGTGCCGATGCCGACCTGCACGTACAGCGTGCGGCCGTCCCACATCTTGTCCAGCCAGCGCAGCCCGAACGCGGTCTCGCCGCGCAGCGTGGGTGGACCGCCCGTCTCCCGCTGGACGTAGAGCAGCTGGGCGAGCGCGTACGCCGAGGCGTGGGTGAACTTCACGAAGTCGCCGGCGTCGAACCAGCCGCCCTCCACGTCCACCGGCCCGGCGCCGGCCCGCGGCCGCAGCGGCGCCGCCGGCACGTCACCGCCGTCGCCGGAGAAGACCGGTGGCTCGTACACGGTGGCGCGGCGGTCGGTCAGGTGTGACGGCTTGCGGTCCA
It encodes:
- a CDS encoding glycoside hydrolase family 9 protein translates to MRRSLLSIALLAGTLVTGPAAVTAGPAAAGAAGLAAAGAAGLAAAGAAGLVRVDQVGYASGEAKRAYLMTAAPADGARFAVVDQRGRTVHSGQIGASTGGWSATYGAVHPIDLSPVRTPGTYRLRVSGVLRAERESRGYGHGPQRRTSDERRSAADIVSPAFRVDSPERLFSPLLADTVNFFQVQRDGADVIPGELDRKPSHLTDRRATVYEPPVFSGDGGDVPAAPLRPRAGAGPVDVEGGWFDAGDFVKFTHASAYALAQLLYVQRETGGPPTLRGETAFGLRWLDKMWDGRTLYVQVGIGTGSEEFGFLGDHDVWRLPEADDALDTGPGDEYQFIKYRPVFPAGEPGAKVSPNLAGRVSAAFALAAQLAAERGDKAAARRWLAEGASLYGQAQTTDVGELVTAFPHAYYPEDSWQDDMELGATQLALAARALGDPRGGRWVREAAGWARAYLDTQPWDTLNLYDTSALAHADLVPLLRGDALAGELVADLRRQLDSGVSAAAAHPFGHAVDVTQFDAATRSFGFAATAHLYRGLTGSHEYDAFGTRQRNFALGANAWGTSLMIGAGTTYPQCPQHQVANLAGLPRGAVVNGPNGAENFEYIGIPDGANACPADGVNRFAAYDRPDARYLDDVRAWPSSEPAIDFTATAALAFALSS